From one Trifolium pratense cultivar HEN17-A07 linkage group LG1, ARS_RC_1.1, whole genome shotgun sequence genomic stretch:
- the LOC123902323 gene encoding uncharacterized protein LOC123902323, translating into MHKNNRELRGTKSARLAVITWSIWKHCNMKLWNNVTETKEQILNRADHLLENWRAAKNTQKTNNAAEAETAAVMPESRVELHKQEQAGMHWWYKCNIDPSFSLSRNRVGFGMCICHDEGSFVLAKTM; encoded by the exons ATGCACAAGAATAACAGAG AACTTAGAGGAACAAAATCTGCTCGGTTGGCTGTTATTACGTGGAGCATTTGGAAGCATTGTAACATGAAATTATGGAACAATGTAACTGAAACGAAGGAGCAGATATTGAACAGAGCTGATCACCTTCTTGAGAATTGGCGTGCTGCAAAGAATACGCAAAAAACCAACAATGCAGCAGAGGCTGAAACTGCTGCTGTCATGCCAGAATCACGGGTGGAGTTGCATAAACAGGAGCAGGCTGGAATGCATTGGTGGTACAAATGTAATATTGATCCTTCATTTTCGTTGAGTCGGAACCGAGTTGGTTTTGGTATGTGTATCTGTCACGATGAAGGCAGTTTCGTGCTTGCCAAAACAATGTGA
- the LOC123923433 gene encoding probable histone H2B.3: protein MAKGEKKPAEKKPAEKSPAEKTKAEKKIPKEASSTDKKKKKHKKSVETYKIYIFKVLKQVHPDIGISSKAMGIMNSFINDIFEKLAQESSRLARYNKKPTITSREIQTAVRLVLPGELAKHAVSEGTKAVTKFTSS, encoded by the coding sequence ATGGCCAAGGGCGAGAAAAAGCCAGCGGAGAAGAAGCCCGCAGAGAAGTCACCAGCAGAGAAAACCAAAGCGGAGAAGAAGATTCCAAAGGAAGCCTCATCCACcgataagaagaagaagaaacacaaGAAGAGCGTTGAAACATACAAGATCTACATCTTCAAGGTTTTGAAGCAGGTTCATCCTGATATCGGAATCTCAAGCAAGGCTATGGGGATAATGAACAGTTTCATCAATGATATCTTTGAGAAACTCGCTCAAGAATCTTCTAGACTCGCTCGCTACAATAAGAAGCCTACCATCACATCTCGCGAGATCCAGACTGCTGTTCGTCTTGTTCTTCCCGGCGAGCTTGCTAAGCACGCCGTATCTGAAGGAACTAAGGCCGTTACCAAGTTTACTAGTTCTTGA
- the LOC123888139 gene encoding agamous-like MADS-box protein AGL80, whose protein sequence is MCWVCVVGRISSPFDSQPEVWPNREGAMKVIERYQNSYMRDEKRNVNQERFTMQMVTKARDQLKKMKHDNREDELNLLMFVCMQNNSLSIDLNAEELKDFDKFVENKLKEVGCKIETLD, encoded by the coding sequence ATGTGTTGGGTGTGTGTAGTTGGAAGGATTTCTAGTCCTTTTGATTCTCAACCAGAGGTATGGCCTAATCGAGAGGGAGCCATGAAGGTGATTGAGAGGTATCAAAATTCATATATGCGAGATGAAAAGAGGAATGTGAACCAAGAGAGATTCACCATGCAGATGGTTACCAAAGCTAGGGACCAGCTAAAAAAGATGAAACACGATAATCGTGAGGACGAGCTTAATCTTCTTATGTTCGTTTGCATGCAAAACAATAGTTTATCTATCGATCTGAATGCCGAAGAATTGAAAGATTTTGATAAGTTTGTTGAGAATAAGTTGAAGGAGGTTGGTTGTAAGATTGAGACACTTGATTGA
- the LOC123888149 gene encoding uncharacterized protein LOC123888149, which produces MKNKQRQRVQKRVPSVPFILSDASVDSKSISDQRKYHQIHTSIQQKFTVKVKEINSDKATWNFKAKVIRLWEFNLVPISDVVSGGYDTDFLVDVIGVLTGVGSEREITNQNGSSTKLNVVALEADGHKLQCTLFGPYVDELNNFLASGDHTNAVMIVQLAKAKTFQDKIHIQNCMNCTRLFFNPNCQESIILKESLPESLESPSPMTLTQITAEPGVSPLDEFLFNSPRITLQAMKDATNESVNVVCATVKRILNPECFWYTACVCNKSVIPDSNMFFCDKCNKHVLKVIPRYCMKVRVIDQTDSATFVIFDKDASSLFQMSCADMLDDIQRVAGVGGVPSQLTSLIDKTWLFKVETKPSNNPRFEQTFKVRKICTDANIIKQFKDKWDHEEASISKLNNEVGSLSTLIGKGKDVLVCGSTNILSEDSLSLNESNSKDQGKSIICDNTPIACTQDLMCKFSSTVVDLDDPSLDTFICNKDVGDIKKSDMSSKLSIAASSLEGGGKDIVVEAVDLQKSVGTTTKEEAVGKTYSGVVHKDEFVANKNIKEEKTLAGCGEMAKGMVIEGSSVGKIQQIKGMTRSDVVNLDEDIHESGSSMVIALNQIGSTDIKAIKGKKISKRISPEKQDEDDNAPIKLLKRAIKIEKIT; this is translated from the exons atgaagaacaagCAGAGGCAGAGGGTTCAGAAGCGTGTTCCATCCGTCCCTTTCATTCTGTCTGATGCATCA GTTGATTCAAAATCTATCTCTGACCAACGAAAATACCACCAAATACATACATCGATTCAACAAAAATTCACGGTAAAGGTGAAAG AGATTAATTCAGACAAAGCTACATGGAATTTTAAGGCAAAAGTTATCAGGCTTTGGGAA TTTAATTTAGTTCCTATTTCTGATGTTGTCAGCGGAGGTTATGACACTGATTTTTTAGTGG ATGTTATTGGTGTTTTGACTGGTGTGGGTTCTGAGCGTGAGATAACCAATCAAAATGGAAGCAGCACAAAGCTTAATGTTGTGGCCTTGGAGGCAGATGG GCATAAACTACAGTGCACTTTGTTTGGACCTTatgttgatgaacttaataattttcttgcttctggggaTCACACCAATGCTGTTATGATTGTACAACTTGCAAAGGCAAAGACTTTTCAAG ACAAGATTCATATACAAAATTGCATGAATTGCACCCGGCTGTTCTTTAACCCAAATTGTCAGGAAAGTATAATCTTGAAGGAAAG CTTGCCTGAAAGTCTAGAGAGTCCTTCTCCGATGACGCTTACCCAAATCACTGCTGAGCCGGGAGTTAGCCCACTCGATGAGTTCCTATTCAACTCACCAAGAATCACTTTGCAAGCCATGAAAGATGCTACAAAT gaaTCCGTGAATGTTGTCTGTGCAACTGTGAAAAGGATCTTGAACCCTGAATGCTTCTGGTACACTGCTTGTGTTTGTAACAAATCTGTTATTCCAGattcaaacatgtttttttgcGACAAATGCAATAAGCATGTGTTGAAGGTGATACCTAG GTATTGCATGAAGGTTAGGGTTATTGATCAGACGGATTCTGCCACATTTGTGATATTTGACAAAGATGCAAGCTCTTTGTTCCAAATGAGCTGTGCTGATATGTTAGATGACATCCAAAGG GTTGCTGGTGTTGGAGGGGTGCCATCTCAATTAACTAGCCTGATTGATAAGACTTGGTTGTTTAAAGTGGAGACTAAACCTTCAAATAATCCCAGATTTGAACAGACATTTAAAGTCAGAAAGATCTGCACCGATGCTAACATAATCAAGCAATTTAAAGACAAGTGGGATCATGAGGAAGCTTCAATTAGCAAGCTAAACAAT GAGGTTGGTTCCTTGAGTACTTTGATTGGCAAAGGGAAGGATGTATTAGTTTGTGGTTCTACTAATATCTTATCTGAG GATTCACTGTCATTGAATGAAAGTAACTCCAAGGACCAAGGAAAGTCAATTATTTGTGATAATACTCCTATTGCATGTACCCAAGATTTAATGTGTAAATTTTCTTCTACTGTTGTGGACCTTGACGATCCTTCTCTTGACACTTTTATTTGCAACAAAGATGTTGGTGATATAAAGAAAAGTGATATGTCTTCAAAG CTTTCAATTGCTGCAAGTAGTCTAGAGGGAGGAGGAAAGGACATAGTTGTTGAGGCGGTTGATCTTCAAAAATCCGTTGGAACAACGACCAAAGAAGAAGCTGTTGGAAAAACTTATAGTGGAGTTGTTCATAAAGATGAATTTGTGGCCAACAAAAACATCAAg GAAGAGAAAACATTGGCTGGATGTGGAGAAATGGCAAAAGGCATGGTCATTGAGGGTAGTTCTGTTGgaaaaattcaacaaattaaGGGAATGACAAGATCTGATGTTGTCAATCTTGATGAAGATATTCATGAGTCTGGTTCTAGCATGGTAATAGCTCTTAATCAAATTGGTTCAACTGACATTAAAGCAAtcaagggaaaaaaaataagcaaGAGAATTTCTCCTGAAAAGCAAGATGAAGATGACAATGCACCTATCAAGCTTTTGAAAAGAGCAATCAAAATTGAAAAGATTACTTAG
- the LOC123888158 gene encoding uncharacterized protein LOC123888158: MVYSPDLQVECSERIQSWQIVVSRAIWSGKKVLHIPRHIVKNCLREDQQEITLVNQDKDLIYHCNLLSYNRDYMRRTYIEQEFYDFVQDAELGIGDTLCFTVSVPPDFIEATVIKREV; encoded by the exons ATGGTTTACAGTCCAGATCTGCAAGTTGAATGTAGTGAAAGGATACAGAGCTGGCAGATAGTAGTTTCAAGAGCTATTTGGAGTGGCAAAAAAGTATTG CATATCCCAAGACATATTGTAAAGAATTGTTTGCGTGAAGATCAACAAGAAATTACTTTGGTCAATCAAGATAAAGATCTGATTTATCATTGTAATTTATTGTCATATAATCGCGATTATATGAGGCGGACTTACATCGAACAAGAATTCTATGATTTTGTACAAGACGCAGAGCTCGGTATTGGAGACACACTTTGTTTCACTGTCTCAGTTCCACCTGACTTCATTGAGGCTACGGTCATCAAGCGCGAAGTTTAA